One region of Pogoniulus pusillus isolate bPogPus1 chromosome 19, bPogPus1.pri, whole genome shotgun sequence genomic DNA includes:
- the NXT2 gene encoding NTF2-related export protein 2 isoform X1, translating to MDKRRRALTRLYLDKATLVWNGNAVSGQEELNKFFEMLPSSEFQVNVLDCQPVHEQATQGQTTVLVVTSGTVKFDGDKLRSFNQNFLLTAQATPTNTVWKIASDCFRFQDWAS from the exons ATGGATAAAAGAAGAAGG GCTTTAACAAGACTGTATCTGGACAAAGCAACACTAGTTTGGAATGGGAACGCAGTGTCTGGGCAAGAGGAGCTGAACAAATTTTTTGAAATGTTGCCGTCTAGTGAGTTCCAGGTGAATGTGTTGGACTGCCAGCCCGTTCACG AGCAAGCTACGCAAGGCCAGACGACAGTGCTCGTGGTGACAAGTGGGACAGTAAAATTTGATGGTGACAAGCTGCGCAGCTTCAACCAGAACTTCTTGCTGACAGCACAGGCCACACCCACCAACACAGTGTGGAAGATTGCCAGTGACTGTTTCCGCTTTCAGGACTGGGCCAGTTAG
- the NXT2 gene encoding NTF2-related export protein 2 isoform X2 — protein sequence MAASVDFKTYVDQACRAADEFVNIYYETMDKRRRALTRLYLDKATLVWNGNAVSGQEELNKFFEMLPSSEFQVNVLDCQPVHEQATQGQTTVLVVTSGTVKFDGDKLRSFNQNFLLTAQATPTNTVWKIASDCFRFQDWAS from the exons GATTTCAAAACTTATGTGGATCAAGCTTGTAGAGCAGCAGATGAATTTGTCAATATTTATTATGAGACAATGGATAAAAGAAGAAGG GCTTTAACAAGACTGTATCTGGACAAAGCAACACTAGTTTGGAATGGGAACGCAGTGTCTGGGCAAGAGGAGCTGAACAAATTTTTTGAAATGTTGCCGTCTAGTGAGTTCCAGGTGAATGTGTTGGACTGCCAGCCCGTTCACG AGCAAGCTACGCAAGGCCAGACGACAGTGCTCGTGGTGACAAGTGGGACAGTAAAATTTGATGGTGACAAGCTGCGCAGCTTCAACCAGAACTTCTTGCTGACAGCACAGGCCACACCCACCAACACAGTGTGGAAGATTGCCAGTGACTGTTTCCGCTTTCAGGACTGGGCCAGTTAG